DNA sequence from the Salvelinus sp. IW2-2015 linkage group LG37, ASM291031v2, whole genome shotgun sequence genome:
GTGGTGGAAGGGTTCAAGAAGTGTGGCCTTTTCCCTTTTGACCCTTCAGCCATTGAGGGTCCAGTTTAATGCCGTCTCGGTCCCTACCAGGTCCCAGCACTGCCTCTCCTGGAACCAGCAGCACTGGGCCTTCCACCAGCACCGGGGAGGAATACACACGCAAGTGGCAAGAGAGGGCTGAGGCAGAGGAGAAAGAGCGTCGGGCAGCCTTCAGAACACAGGGCACAGGAGATGGCTGCCATGGATGAGACCATCGACGCCGTCGCCTCTGCTGGACCCCCGCTGGAACCACTCCTGACAGCTGCATCACCACTGCCAGTGCCTCCCAGTGTGCAACACCTGTAGGAGCCGCCGGAGTCCccactatttaacttttaacaaggcacacctgttaattgaaatgcattccaggtgattacctcatgaacctggttgagagaatgccaagcatgtgcaaagctgttatcaaggcaaagggtggctgctttgaagaatctaaaatatattttgatttgtttaacacttttttggttactactagtGATGCacagatatgacatttttggccgataccgatatccaatattttccctGCCCAAAAAATctataccgataaccgatattaaaAATTTTaccggccttttaagcattctagtacagttaaatagttaacacacacacatggacgcagcgggctaaggcactgcatttcagtgcaagaggcgtcactacagtcccttgttcaaatccaggctgtatcacatccggccgtgtttgggagtcccatagggcagcgcacaattggcccagcgttggctgGGGttggtcatcattgtaaataagaatttgttgttaactgacttgcctagttcaataaaggttacacacacacacacaccacactgaccaaaaagttattttgttgacatttacgtatgtccccattaccagtaaaacataaccaaaacctatttctttcacttacttgctgtgctgtttcgttgttcagtcatttcattctcaaccaggatttatatggaacgccgtttgcgtctttgtgtgtcaaaaagatgcacgtcaaataacactatttaacactaataagcttgttgaccaatcaggacctgaatatgactgcacgtcacataataatttacgtAGCTATTACACACTGattaactatatagctaggtgtcatctaaaataaccctaatttataagacaataaggattagccacaatagtggacttagCGTTTAGCCTTAAATAAAAGTAtttcattgacagtgatgcaaatgaatacaaatagtagaattatgccataattgaatagatcatgctaaacgaggttggaatgttgttgtataaaatcaacaaatacaataatttgttcatttgaaagaaatctgttgaaatcacactggatgtattagactttagaattgcattgttggcatagttatttcactgtacagccttacctatggattgtggatcaatgacatggtggggtatcagtctactcagtgacacccagagaacattagtgtCATAGCTCTTATAGCTctgactctgaaacaactgaattgagccacatttattttcAACcgatgtgtattgaacactattcccgaggaaaaacaatactgcgtggaaGTTTTGGAGtttgataactctgaggaggacgttgggaaaaaatatctttggtattgagtagactgataccccatttcattgatcacCAATCCTTCGGTAAAGCTgcacagtgcaatatgaatgtcaacacacacaataggctgacgggaggtgatttcacagtcacagtcccgcgatagGAGCTACAACGCTAGTATTTGCGTAAACTctacacagttgtgttctgtgggtgtcaccgaatagactgataccccatttcattgcttcacattccaaccttgtttaacattatctagtctaaatatggcatgattccaccaattgtaaccttctgcatcactttcaaagaggtacttttattttaaaggcaaaccacaaattccactattatgcctaatccttattgtggctagcttcacaacacaaacCGGTCCAATCAAGCCTCACTAgtcagatgaagctagctggctgcttataacgttagctttcgGAAACAGGGTTTGTGTAGCTggttagctatttattttcacgAACTGAAGTTCAAtgtcaataggcgaacaacaagtggctaccgagctaatacttactcacaagaattcctaaatcattgctaagaataatgaaaatgactgcagtttctactggtcattgttttcaggctggttgtgttGGTGCTGGCTAGGtaccccagaagttgcagtcgatcaaataatgctttattaccaacgcggtattgtaaagaCATCGTtcatggccggtgtttgcttgtttgcatacttttttgtacagctttgacagtgctactgatagtagtggttgCACTTGGCTTGCACATGCAAATTCAGAATATACAACATTCtgtaatagaactgtgttatttgacgtgtcaaattaaaagcttattttacGCATCAAATAGTTTtattgtcaaatagtgttatttgacgtgtcttttttgacacgcaaggACCccaacggcgttccatagtatgtcgtgaagctaatagcagtgatgctattactgtgtaactccggtagggcaacatctgaaaaatagtgcacttggtagtgtgtaccggtgctcgatcagtcgcgaaagccaacatcacccacgacagaaaacggttgattgtcaagggcaatgaattccattatcttggcgttgtctcgctgaaattctCTCAAATAACTGCTCGACCTGTTGACTGCTCGattcacacagcagacattgtgggctaggttaggaatgctgtgttgcacgtgtagtgcCAAATTTCacatggcgtcattacgtcatgtacctacgttatgtaggtatgcacgtcagctttgacatcagttttgcacatcggcgttaaactagacatcgggccgataccgatgttgtcatttttagctaatatcgtccaattccgatatgttcaccaatatatcgtgcatccctagttactacatgattctgtatgtgttatttcatagttttgatgccttcactattatcctacaatgtagaaaatagtaaaaataaagaaaaacccttgaatgagtaagtgtgtcaaagcttttgaccggtactgtacatgagatatttctgtatttaatttgatcaaacatttctaaaaacatttttctctttgtcattatggggtattgtgtgtagatgggtgaggataCATTTtgcaacacaatgtggaatatgtgtgaatactttctgaaggcactgtagttagtttaaaaaaattatttgccttctgtaagtttaagaaatattgcctaaTGTCTTGTCATTCTATTACAAAACCCCCACATCTTCAAGATATTTTCAAATATATCTCCCTCATGAGGGGGATAATAAGTTAACCGAAGTCAAAAGTAAAGATAGACCTACCAATTTATTATAATATTTGAAGTGATaacaattttgtttatgaattattaagtgaataAAACGTGTACAAAATCCGTAACAGAATGTCTGAAAAATCTGTAACATAATGACTGTAATTGAATTGACTAGAATGGGAAATAaaagtagtcacaaaccacagttgggtcacctgctgcTGTTTTCCCTTCCACTGGTATGCTGTTACTatatgttcagctcataattgtgaaaacagtctggaaaatctctcctctcttttactCTACTTTGTAATGTTTGGTTCTAATTTTTCAAAGTAAACAACTcatggacactagagaagctaAACCAAGTTtgattcttcccaaagggtcgacacagctgtattcagacaaaaacatgtttccaccaccacaagtatatggggcggcaggtagcctagtggttagagcgttgggccagtaaccggaaggttgctagatcgaatcctagagctgacaaggtaaaaatatgtcgttctgccactgaacaaggcagttaacccactgttcctaggccgtcattgtaaataagaatttcttcttaactgactcgcctagttaaataaaaaaatatatatgttgaagtcggaagtttacatacacttaggttggagtcattaaaacacatttttcaaccacgacttcaactgtatatacactccgctttaggcactcctccttctctccaatccttacatcttatggttcgacaggaagaggGTAATAGGGTAATGAACCATAATTTCTCCCTTcgggggatctgacctgacctcaaccactcCTTCGCCTAATCCACGGATGTCCATCCGCTTCCCCTATAGCAATCTTGTTACTTCCTcccgtccacccaacacattGCAAAGCCATCTGTCTTTCTATAGAGAACTATTATCTTCTGATGTAAAAACCCGTCTCTTtcactcctttatatactatgcttctgatctatcatgtctctagtatatcaatgttcaaagtttaccccGAATCCAACAGTAACAAGTCGAGTTGAGCAGcatgtccatctgtgtgtgtactgtacagtaatagTTCAAGAACTTATGTTTCCAACCCAATGCTTTGTGCATAAACGGTCATCTTCATTGAGAAGCAACTTTATGGATGGTAGTATGCAAGCCATTCATAGGTTGTGTGCACGCAAGGCAtcttcagagggttttcttttttTGGTAACGCAAAGTAATGTAACGAGTTACTTTCCACAGTAAGTAATGTAACAAGTTACTTTTAAAAAGTAACATTCCCCAACACTGCAGCTATATGACATGACACATTGAGTTttgaaaaatctattttggttattgaactacagtaagtgaagtggctTAACATCCGGTAACATAATTACATAATGTGTCcatgatctgtactatacagaaattcATAATTATTCATGTCAttatcttcatggtgatgtatcctgaataggtacacaaaagtAGAAAATGTAATATCCTCTTTTGCGTGTTTAGTTATTATTCTACACAATAGCTATTATTCTAATGAACTCCGCCcctcatagatgtctatgtttcacaagtttggacatcaaagtacagataagtagagtacagcacagaagAGTAGGTttgagttcagtacagtagaatagagtaaagtATTGTATTTTTCAGTATAGAAAGTATAGTATAGGACAGTAGAGTAGtgttcagtagagtatagttcaatacagtacagtgtactgAAATCTACTGTACAGGCATTAAtaattggcatacattttaaagtgagtcTCAGGGCAATTcagttactgtggaattgcccaatAGCAATAATGCCCAATAGCAATAAAGCACTTCAGGGGTTTGttgtgtatatggccaatatgccacACCCCTCAGGCCTCATTGCTTAATAATAGTGCTCTGCTGAGCCTAAACACATAACATTCCAAGAGAGCAAGATTTAGATTTGAAGCTCTACATCATTcttattcccccccaaaaaatggagtGAAAAAAACGCAGCAAGTTTTATATTTAATGATGAAATGTTGTGAAAACATGCCTTTGGGTTTTGAGCGATCTAGTTTGGATTAAACCTCATGTGAAGACTGTTTTATTATTTATCACTCCGTTTGTCTTTGGCAGGAGAGGGACCTGACTCTCGCGATGACAGCAGGAAAAGTTATTCAGGGGAACCAGACCCCGAGACACCCAAACCAGTGAGACGACACCACTGTTCTCAGTGTGAAAAGAGTTTTGCCAAGTTAGGGAGCCTGAAAAAAcacgagaggacacacacaggagaaaagcctcaCCACTGCACCCAgtgtggaaaaagtttatttggtTATGTGACCTGAAAaggcatgagaggacacacacaggagaaacgcctttccaatgttcccagtgtggaaagagttttaacgAAGTAGGGTACTTATTAATACATCAAAGAATACACTCTGGAGAGAAGCGTTACTGTTGCTCCAAATGTGGGACGACTTTTACCTGGTTAGGGAGCCTGAAAACGCATGAGAGggcacacacaggagaaaagccattCCAATGTTcccactgtggaaagagttttacccaggTAGGAGCCCTAAATAAGCacaagaggacacacacaggagagaagcccttCCAATGCTCtctgtgtggaaagagttttactaaGTTAGGGGGTCTGTATAGGCATGACAGGGCACACACAGAAGGGGATAAGACTTACCACTGCTCCCTGTGTGGAAAGATATTTAACCGGTTAAGGCATCTGAATAAGCATGAAAGGATAcatacacaggaggagaagacataccactgctctcattatgaaaataaatgttCCCGGTTAGAGGACCTGAAATCACATGAGAGAATAGAAAGGCTGTATTCAGACTTATGTTTTTGACTGggaatttgtgtttttgtttatgccttatgaaatcaaattgtatattTGAAAGCTTGCTTGAAAATAGGCTTAtttttgtgttattgttttggACATGATTATATATCAAATCAGATGTATTAATTTTGTATTATGATATATTGAATACAAGAATAAACGCCTTAGATGTTCATTTTATGATTtggatattttaaaatgtaaattgttATGTAAGTAGGTAGCCTTGCACAGGGCTTGGCTATTCTAAGCCAGAAGGCTGATAGGCTCCTGTTCCTATCTCCTATTTCTGTAGGTTGAGGCAGCTTGAtttacaagtacaccccctggacaggatgttaGTTTATACAATTATTATATAGATTAATGGTATTTTGCATTTATTAATTCTAACCTTGAAAACCTCTTGAATTGAATATATGATTTGGATATtgctaaattaatttgattggatAAATTGTTTGGATATTTCAAAATCTAAATGATTGAATCAATGAATAGTGTGCATTTCTTGTTGATGTATTTTATTGAGTTAATTTGTGTATTAGTCGTCAAGCTAAAggtgtatgaaaatgtgatgttgTTCTGAGAACATTGATAAGTTGTTGAAATAAATGTTCTCATCAGTATTATTATACCATGTCAGAGAAAATTCTCACTCATTTAAAGTCTGCACGAATCAACACATGCTTCTTTTTGTACGTTTTCGTGTAATATTATTCTTTAAATGGGGCAATtcgcagtagaaacaataacaaagcgttctTCCTGCCcatgtttcagtaaaaagctttgggatgggtgtggagaaatgtaaccactctcaaattcatagaccagTATGGACTGACCATCTATGATAtctaaattatagttttaacaatattttgaggctatacagttatgttttaaatattttgtttaaatcaatcaaatgtatttattaagccctttttacatcagcagatgtcacaaagtgctatacagaaactccctagaaaggcaggaacctaggaagaaacctagagaggaaccatgctctgaggtgtggccagtcctcttctggctgtgccgggtggagattataacagtacatggccatttaaggccaaattgttcttcaagatgttcaaacgttcatagatgaccagcagggtcaaataataatcacagtgttggAAAGGATGCAACAGgtaagcacctcaggagtaaatgtcagttggcttttcatagcagagcattcagagttcgagacagcaggtgcggtagagagataGAGTCAAAAAcatcaggtctgggacaaggtagcacgtctggtgaacaggtcagggttcaatagccgcaggcagaacagttgaaactggagcagcagcacgaccaggtggactggggacagcaaggagtcgtcaggccaggtagtcctgaggcgtTGTACCGGGGCttaggtcctccgggaggggagggagagagagagaattagagggagcattcttaaattcacacaggacaccggataagacaggataaatactccagatataacagactgacactagccccccgacacataaactactgcagcataaatactggaggctgagactggaggggtcgggagacacagtggccccgtctgacgatacccccagacagggccaaccaggcaggatataaccccacccacttttccacagcacagcccccacaccactagagggatatcttcaaaccaccaacttactaccctgagacaaggctgagtaaagcccacaaagatctcccccatggcacaaacccgaggggggcgccaaacccggacagaaagatcacgtcagtgactcaacccactcaagtgacgcactcctcctagggacgggatggaagagcaccagtaagccagtgactcagccgcCGTAGCagagttagaggcagagaatcacggtggagagaggggaactggccaggcagagacagcaagggtggttcgttgcgcCAGtgcttttccgttcaccttcacacccctgggccagactactcAATCATAGGagctactgaagagatgagtcttcaataaagacttcaatgttgagaccgagtctgcgtctgtcacatggataggcagaccattccataaaatggagctctataggagaaagcccttcctccagctgtttgcttagaaattctagggacagtaaggagacctgcgtcttgtgaccgtagcgtacgtgtaggtatgtatggcaggaccaaatcggagagatgggtaggagcaagtccatttaatgctttgtaggttagcagtaaaaccttgaaatcaggaagccagtgtagaggaagcctttacaggaagccagtgtagagaggctagcactgaagTAATACGATCAAagtttttggttctagtcaagattctagcagccgtgtttagcactaactgaagtttatttagtactTTAcagggtagccggaaagtagagcattgcagtagtctaatctagaagtgacaaaagcatgggaTTCACTTTTCTgtataatttttggacagaaatgttcagatttttgcaatgttacgaagatgcaaaaaagctgtctttgaaatagtcttgatatgttcgtcaaaagagagatccgggtccagagtaacgccgaggtactTCACTAATCCCACGCTGAGGTCCGCCTGCCCACAGTTCTAGCCAACTACTCTAATATCCGCACCATTGTCACTTATGTTGGATTTAACAACATTCACTTTCGGCAATCTGAGGAATTAAAGAAGGACTACAACATTCTCTTAAACACCCTTGTTTGCACAGGAAAGAGAACAGTCATCTCTGGCCCCCTGCCGTGCTATAGAAGGGGTTAGGAACATTGCATCCACCTTGCTGCCCTAAATTAGTTCCTGAAGAAACTGCAAAGACAGGAATATCCCCTTTTGTGACAATTTTGACTTGCAATGGGAGCAGGAAATGGAAATGGAGGGGAGGTTGTTCCTCAGAGTTCACATCACcaaaggaattaacatggttcacacacacctgcacagttgtgaagagggcacgacagcacctcttcccccttgggaggctgaacagatttggcaGCTGCGCcattgaaagcatcttgactggcttcatcaccgcttggtatggcagctGCAAGGCACCTGACTGCAAGACGCTACAGGGGGTGGTgagaatggcccagtacatcactggggccaagctccctgccatccaggacctctataccaagcagtgtcagaggaaggcccaacattttttcaaagactccagccacctaagccatagactgttttctctgttaccgtacggcaagcggtctggaaccaacaggaccctgttGGGtgctagtctacacctgttgtttacgaatcatgtgacaaataacattttatttaattttatgtaGACTGGGGGAGTATCGTATGCCAGTTGAGGTGAAATGCTACAAGTGCCCTGTTAGAGTGAAGGAGGTGGCAAGTGTATGGGCTGTCCACTATGTTTCCTATATGGAGGCGGTGAGAAGAGTGGAAGAAGGGAGTAATGTTGAAGAAGCCATGGTAGTTGGATTAGTGACACCAGTAAATGTTCCTTGCCAACAGTATCCTGACATGTTGCCTGTTAAAAAGATGGACTTTGTATAATTTATTGCATAGGTTATAAACTGCACATAGCAAAGAAAGAGGAAATCTGAGAAAATATGCATTGCTGCTGAAAGTTTTTTGGGACTCCGAGGCATTACAAGGAATCCTATCAGACGAATGTTGGACTATGACTGAAGGAGTGGGATggctttttttgtatatattttgtatttgttgtattttatgttgtttttccCGCAAAGAAAAACTAAATTCTCATTCACAACCCATACAGTAGATGGCGGCAAAACACCTTCTCGGTTGTAGTCTGTCAATAAGCCTCAAAGAAGAagaacagcagctagtcagcaacatcggtagcttgctagccaacaaCCGAAACGTTTAAGGTCTTTAGACTGTTTTGGTGTATATTATTCACTGTGTTTTAAACACACTCCTGTCGTGTCTTTGTGTTACCCCATTTAATTTCATATTAcgttgtttcaagcagacccccagGCTGGTTAAGTTAGCAGTAGCACTAATTTAGGCTAGTCGCTAAGCTAGCATCT
Encoded proteins:
- the LOC111960182 gene encoding zinc finger protein 436-like, yielding MSMFHKFGHQREGPDSRDDSRKSYSGEPDPETPKPVRRHHCSQCEKSFAKLGSLKKHERTHTGEKPHHCTQCGKTFTWLGSLKTHERAHTGEKPFQCSHCGKSFTQVGALNKHKRTHTGEKPFQCSLCGKSFTKLGGLYRHDRAHTEGDKTYHCSLCGKIFNRLRHLNKHERIHTQEEKTYHCSHYENKCSRLEDLKSHERIERLYSDLCF